Within Nocardia terpenica, the genomic segment GACCGGCCCGCTGACCACGGTCGAATTCCTGCGCGATGTCGGCAAGCACTTCTCGGTGAACGTCATGCTGGCCCGCGACACCGTCAAGCGGCGGCTCGAGACCGACGGCATGTCCTACACCGAATTCAGCTACATGCTGTTGCAGGCCAACGACTACGTGCAGCTGCGCCGCAAGCACGGCTGCCACCTGCAGGTCGGCGGCTCGGACCAATGGGGCAACATCATCGCGGGCGTCGAACTGAATCGCCGCCTCGACGGCGAGCACGTGCACGCGCTGACGGTCCCCCTGGTGACCTCCGCCGACGGCAAGAAGTTCGGCAAGTCCACCGGCGGCGGCAGCCTGTGGCTGGACCCGGAGATGACCAGCCCCTACGCCTGGTACCAGTACTTCGTGAACACCGGCGACGCCGACGTGGTCCGCTACCTGCGCTGGTTCACCTTCCTCGAGCGCGAGGAACTGGACGAACTACAGAAGGCCACCGAGGAACGCCCGCACGCCCGCGCGGCACAGCGCCGACTGGCCGCCGAGATGACCACGCTCGTGCACGGCGAGGCCAACACCCGCGCGGTGCAACTCGCCAGCCAAGCCCTGTTCGGCCGCGGCGACCTGCACGAACTCGACGAGTCCACGCTCGCCGCCGCTTTGTCCGAGGCCGCCGCCGACGGTGAAGTCGCGCAGGCGCGCACCGATTCGACGATCGTCGACCTCCTGGTGGCATCGGGCCTGTCGGACAGCCGGGGCGCGGCCCGCCGCGCGGTGAACGAGGGCGGCGCATCGGTGAACAACACCCGCATATCCGATCCGGAATGGACGCCCGCCGATTCCGATTACCTGCACGGACGCTGGCTCGTCCTGCGCCGCGGCAAGAAGAACTTCGCGGGAGCTCGCCGCGCCGAATGACACGGTTGCCATGACCTGGGTCACATTGCCGCGACCCAGGTCGGGCAACCGCCCGAAGCGAGGCCCCTGACCAGCGAAAACGCCTGCTGTCTTGGGGATTTGACGTTCCGTTATCCAACACGTAACTTATTCCAGGTCAGAGCGACACGGACACCGACCCGGGGCCGAGAGGCCAGGGAGAACGAGGCTGGACGAGGAGCGCCTGACCATCAGCAAGATCGAATTACGCCTCGGACTTGACTCTGCGGGTTGGTTCGGTTAGGCTGGAAAAGTTGCCTCCGAAGAAGGCCGGATATCCGGTTGGATGCGGAGTGCGCCTGTTCTTTGAGAACTCAATAGTGTGTCGATGAATGTCAGTGCCAAATATTTACATTTGGTTCCGGTGCTTACACCCCCGTGTGAGCGCCGGGATATTTAGTCAGCAAATACTTTTGCTGGCGTTTGATTTTGCCAAGGTTTTCGGACTCTGGTTAATTCTTCCGATTACGTCTTCGGACGCAATTGAGAGTCTTCAACGGAGAGTTTGATCCTGGCTCAGGACGAACGCTGGCGGCGTGCTTAACACATGCAAGTCGAGCGGTAAGGCCCTTCGGGGTACACGAGCGGCGAACGGGTGAGTAACACGTGGGTGATCTGCCTCGTACTCTGGGATAAGCCTGGGAAACTGGGTCTAATACCGGATATGACCACGCATTGCATGGTGTGTGGTGGAAAGATTTATCGGTGCGAGATGGGCCCGCGGCCTATCAGCTTGTTGGTGGGGTAACGGCCTACCAAGGCGACGACGGGTAGCCGACCTGAGAGGGTGACCGGCCACACTGGGACTGAGACACGGCCCAGACTCCTACGGGAGGCAGCAGTGGGGAATATTGCACAATGGGCGGAAGCCTGATGCAGCGACGCCGCGTGCGGGATGACGGCCTTCGGGTTGTAAACCGCTTTCGACTCCGACGAAGCGCAAGTGACGGTAGGAGTAGAAGAAGCACCGGCCAACTACGTGCCAGCAGCCGCGGTAATACGTAGGGTGCGAGCGTTGTCCGGAATTACTGGGCGTAAAGAGCTTGTAGGCGGTTCGTCGCGTCGATTGTGAAATCTCACGGCTCAACCGTGCGCTTGCAGTCGATACGGGCGGACTAGAGTACTGCAGGGGAGACTGGAATTCCTGGTGTAGCGGTGAAATGCGCAGATATCAGGAGGAACACCGGTGGCGAAGGCGGGTCTCTGGGCAGTAACTGACGCTGAGAAGCGAAAGCGTGGGTAGCGAACAGGATTAGATACCCTGGTAGTCCACGCCGTAAACGGTGGGTACTAGGTGTGGGTTTCCTTCCACGGGATCCGTGCCGTAGCTAACGCATTAAGTACCCCGCCTGGGGAGTACGGCCGCAAGGCTAAAACTCAAAGGAATTGACGGGGGCCCGCACAAGCGGCGGAGCATGTGGATTAATTCGATGCAACGCGAAGAACCTTACCTGGGTTTGACATACACCAGAAAGCTGCAGAGATGTAGCCTCCCTTGTGGCTGGTGTACAGGTGGTGCATGGCTGTCGTCAGCTCGTGTCGTGAGATGTTGGGTTAAGTCCCGCAACGAGCGCAACCCTTATCTTATGTTGCCAGCGCGTGATGGCGGGGACTCGTGAGAGACTGCCGGGGTCAACTCGGAGGAAGGTGGGGACGACGTCAAGTCATCATGCCCCTTATGTCCAGGGCTTCACACATGCTACAATGGCCGGTACAGAGGGCTGCGATACCGTGAGGTGGAGCGAATCCCTTAAAGCCGGTCTCAGTTCGGATCGGGGTCTGCAACTCGACCCCGTGAAGTTGGAGTCGCTAGTAATCGCAGATCAGCAACGCTGCGGTGAATACGTTCCCGGGCCTTGTACACACCGCCCGTCACGTCATGAAAGTCGGTAACACCCGAAGCCGGTGGCCTAACCCCTCGTGGGAGGGAGCCGTCGAAGGTGGGATTGGCGATTGGGACGAAGTCGTAACAAGGTAGCCGTACCGGAAGGTGCGGCTGGATCACCTCCTTTCTAAGGAGCACATAGCATTTCGAGGACGAGTGTTCCTCGGTGTTGCTCATGGGTGGAACGCTGACATGTGCCCCGTGAGGGGATGTAGTCGACACACTGTTGGGTCCTGAAAGAACAGACGTTCTTTCCAGGCAAGAAACGATCCGCCCGGATCTCTTGTGAAACCAGCCTCCTCGAGGGGTCGCGGTCCTTGATTCGATTCGGTGCGGGTGTGTTGTTTGAGAACTGCACAGTGGACGCGAGCATCTTTGTTTGTAAGTGTGTAAGAGCGTACGGTGGATGCCTTGGCACCGAGAGCCGATGAAGGACGTAGGAGGCTGCGATAAGCCTCGGGGAGCTGTCAACCGAGCTGAGATCCGAGGATGTCCGAATGGGGAAACCCGGCACGAGTGATGTCGTGTCACCCGCATCTGAATATATAGGGTGTGTGGAGGGAACGTGGGGAAGTGAAACATCTCAGTACCCACAGGAAGAGAAAACAATAGTGATTCCGTGAGTAGTGGCGAGCGAAAGCGGAAGAGGCTAAACCGTGTAGATGTGATAGACGGCAGTCGTTGTCTATGCGGGGTTGTGGGATCATTCTTCTCACTTCTGCCGAAGTGAGCGCAAGTCAGAAAAGAACTCGTTAGCTGAATTGGTCTGGGATGGCCGACCGTAGACGGTGAGAGTCCGGTAAGCGAAAACGTGTTCTCTTGTGTGGATGTTTCCCGAGTAGCAGCGGACTCGTGAAATCTGCTGTGAATCTGCCGGGACCACCCGGTAAGCCTGAATACTACTTGGTGACCGATAGCGGACTAGTACCGTGAGGGAAAGGTGAAAAGTACCCCGGGAGGGGAGTGAAATAGTACCTGAAACCGTGCGCTTACAATCCGTCAGAGCCCTCCTATGGTGGGGTGATGGCGTGCCTTTTGAAGAATGAGCCTGCGAGTCATCGGTGTGTGGCGAGGTTAACCCGTGTGGGGGAGCCGTAGCGAAAGCGAGTCCGAATAGGGCGGTTGAGTCGCACATCATGGACCCGAAGCGGGGTGATCTACCCATGGCCAGGGTGAAGCGACGGTAAGACGTCGTGGAGGCCCGAACCCACTTAGGTTGAAAACTGAGGGGATGAGCTGTGGGTAGGGGTGAAAGGCCAATCAAACTCCGTGATAGCTGGTTCTCCCCGAAATGCATTTAGGTGCAGCGTCGCGTGTTTCACACTGGAGGTAGAGCACTGGATGGCCTAGGGGGCCTACAAGCTTACCGAAGTCAGCCAAACTCCGAATGCCGGTGTGTGAGAGCGCGGCAGTGAGACTGCGGGGGATAAGCTTCGTAGTCGAGAGGGAAACAGCCCAGATCGCCGGCTAAGGCCCCTAAGCGTGTACTAAGTGGAAAAGGATGTGGGGTCGCTTAGACAACCAGGAGGTTGGCTTAGAAGCAGCCACCCTTGAAAGAGTGCGTAATAGCTCACTGGTCAAGTGATCCTGCGCCGATAATGTAGCGGGGCTCAAGTACACCGCCGAAGCCGCGGCACTCCAGCATGTACCCAGGCACTTGGTGTCCAGGGGTTGGGGTGGGTAGGGGAGCGTCCTGTAGCCAGGGAAGCAGCAGTGTGAACTAGTTGTGGAGGCTACGGGAGTGAGAATGCAGGCATGAGTAGCGAAAGACGAGTGAGAAACTCGTCCGCCGGATGACCAAGGGTTCCTGGGCCAGGTTAATCCGCCCAGGGTGAGTCGGGACCTAAGGCGAGGCCGACAGGCGTAGTCGATGGACAACGGGTTGATATTCCCGTACCCGTGTATCCGCGCCCAATGGCGAATCAGTTGTGCTAACCGTCCAAAAGCGGACCTATCACCTTCGGGTGAAGAGAAGTGGCTGCACGGGACCCTGATTGTAGTAGTCAAGCGATGGGGTGACGCAGGAAGGTAGCTGGGCCAGGTGATGGATTACCTGGTGTAAGCCTGTAGGGCGTTGTGTAGGCAAATCCGCACAGCATCAAGCCTGAGAGGTGATGCGTAGCCGGTTGAGGCGAATTCAGTGATCCTATGCTGCCGAGAAAAGCCTCTAGTGAGTTGGTACACGGCCCGTACCCCAAACCGACACAGGTGGTCAGGTAGAGAATACTAAGGCGATCGAGAGAACTGTGGTGAAGGAACTCGGCAAAATGCCTCCGTAACTTCGGGAGAAGGAGGGCCCGGTCTGGTGAACATCCTTGCGGTGGGAGCTGGGTTGGGTCGCAGAGACCAGAGAGAAGCGACTGTTTACTAAAAACACAGGTCCGTGCGAAGTCGTAAGACGATGTATACGGACTGACGCCTGCCCGGTGCCGGAAGGTTAAGAGGACCGGTTAGTCCGTAAGGGCGAAGCTGAGAATTTAAGCCCCGGTAAACGGCGGTGGTAACTATAACCATCCTAAGGTAGCGAAATTCCTTGTCGGGTAAGTTCCGACCTGCACGAATGGCGTAACGACTTCTCTGCTGTCTCCACCGCAGACTCGGCGAAATTGCAGTACGAGTAAAGATGCTCGTTACGCGCGGCAGGACGAAAAGACCCCGGGACCTTTACTATAGCTTGGTATTGGTGTTCGGTACGGTTTGTGTAGGATAGGTGGGAGACTGTGAAGCTTGGACGCTAGTTCGGGTGGAGTCGTCGTTGAAATACCACTCTGATCGTATTGGACTTCTAACCTCGGACCATGATCTGGTTCAGGGACAGTGCCTGGTGGGTAGTTTAACTGGGGCGGTTGCCTCCTAAAGTGTAACGGAGGCGCCCAAAGGTTCCCTCAGCCTGGTTGGCAATCAGGTGGTGAGTGTAAGTGCACAAGGGAGCTTGACTGTGAGACCGACAGGTCGAGCAGGGACGAAAGTCGGGACTAGTGATCCGGCACCGGCATGTGGAAGCGGTGTCGCTCAACGGATAAAAGGTACCCCGGGGATAACAGGCTGATCTTCCCCAAGAGTCCATATCGACGGGATGGTTTGGCACCTCGATGTCGGCTCGTCGCATCCTGGGGCTGGAGTAGGTCCCAAGGGTTGGGCTGTTCGCCCATTAAAGCGGCACGCGAGCTGGGTTTAGAACGTCGTGAGACAGTTCGGTCTCTATCCGCCGCGCGCGTCAGAAACTTGAGGAAGGCTGTCCCTAGTACGAGAGGACCGGGACGGACGAACCTCTGGTGTGCCAGTTGTCCCGCCAGGGGCATGGCTGGTTGGCTACGTTCGGAAGGGATAACCGCTGAAAGCATCTAAGCGGGAAGCCTGTTCCAAGATGAGGTTTCTCACCACTTCGAGTGGGTAAGGTCCCCAACAGACCATTGGGTTGATAGGCCGGAACTGGAAGCCAGGTAACTGGTGCAGGTGACCGGTACTAATAGGCCGAGGACTTACCAACAAAGCTGCTACGCGTCCACTGTGCGGTATCTGAAACAACACACGACCCCCCGTGGAGGGTGTGGATAGTTTCATAGTGTTACGGCGGTTATAGCGGTGGGGAAACGCCCGGTCCCATTCCGAACCCGGAAGCTAAGGCCACCTGCGCCGATGGTACTGCACTCGCCAGGGTGTGGGAGAGTAGGACACCGCCGGACAATCCTTCGAAATGGGGGCCCATACCGTGGGCCCCCATTTTGCGTTTCAGGGCCTGTGCCGCGTGGACGCCGGACCGTCCGCACGTGATTGAATCTGGGTCGTACGGACCGCACGTCACGTGGGCGAGAGCGCCGCGACCGGGCATCGATAGCAACAGCGACGACAGAGAGAGGGAGCACCGTGTCGGAGCAGAACGACGGCAGGAAGCCCTTCCGCCGCAGCGGCGCCGGTCAGGGCCCGGGCGGCTCCGGCAAACCCCCGCGCGAGCGGTCCGGTGGTGACCGGCCCTACCAGCCACGGAGTGACCGCAACGAGGGCGGCGACGCCCGGGGAACCGGCGACCGCCGTTCGGGCGGTTTCCGCCGCGACAACTCCGGCCGCGATCGCGAATTCGGCGACCGCCGTGGGAATTTCGACGACCGCCGGGGCGGATCCGACGATCGTCGTGGCTACGGCGACCGTCGTGGTGATTCGGACAACCAGCGCGGTGGATTCGGCGACCGGCACGGTGGATCCGGCGAGCGGCGCGGTTTCGATGGTTCCCGTGGTGGTTCCGACGGCCGCCGCGGCGGATCCGATGATCGCCGTGGTGGTTTCGGTGAACGGCGCGGTGGGTCCGATGACCGTCGTGGTTTCGGTGATCGCCGGGGTGGGTCCGATGATCGCCGTGGTGGTTTCGGCGAGCGTCGCGGCGGTTCCGATGATCGCCGGGGCGGTTTCGGTGAGCGTCGCGGGGAGTTCGGTGAGCGGCGGGGTGGTTACGAGCGTGGTGGTGCGGAGCGGAGATCCGGTGGGCCGCGGGGGGATTCCGATCGTGGGGATTTCCGGCGTGGGGAGGAGCGGTCGGATCGTTGGGGCGGCGAAGGTCGCGGCGGGTTTTCGCGGGATCGGCGCGAGGGGGATCGGCCCGCGCGTGGTGAGCGTGAATTCGGTGGTGACAGAAGGGAATTCGGTCGGGGTGGGGATGCCGGTCGGCCGGAGGAGCGGCGGCGTGGTGGCGAGGGGGTCGGGCGGGGACAGGAGCGTCGGCCGGGGCGTCCCGATGAGCCCGCGCTGCCCGAGGATGTTCAGGCGAGCGATCTGGAGCCGGTGATCCGGCGCGATCTGCTCAGCCTGGACAAGGGCAATGCCGAGACGGTTGCCCGGCACCTGGTGATGGCGGCCCGGCTCCTCGACGAGGATCCCGAGCTGGCCCTGGCGCATGCGCGGGCGGCGCGGCAGCGCGCCGGGCGGATCGCGGTGGTTCGCGAAACCGCCGGTGTCACCGCCTATCACGCGGGTGAGTGGGCCGAGGCGCTCTCCGAGTTGCGCACCGCGCGGCGGATGTCGGGCGGCTCCGGTCTGCTCGCGGTGATGGCCGACTGCGAACGCGGTCTCGGTCGCCCCGAGCGCGCCATCGAACTGGGGCGCAGCGACGAGGCCCGGGGCCTGCGCGGCGACGAGGCCACCGAGTTGCGCATCGTGGTCGCGGGCGCCCGCATGGATCTGGGCCAGTACGACCAGGCCGTGGTGACGCTGCAGACCCCCGATCTCGACCCTGCCCGTACCGGTTCCGCCGCGGCCCGACTGTTCTATGCCTACGCGGAGGCCCTGCTGGCCGCCGATCGTGGCGACGAGGCCCTCCAGTGGTTCCTCAATGCCGCCGCCGCGGACATCGACGGCGAGACCGATGCCGAGGAGCGTGCCGACGAGCTCGCCGGTGGTGCGGTCGCGGATTACGACGAGGCCGAGGATTCGGGCGGCGATGACGAACCGTCGGACGACACTCGGTAACGGAGCTAGGTGGAGGCTGCTGTGACGCGCTTGCGGGATCGGTTCGGGGCACTGCTGCTGGATCTGGACGGGACGCTGTATCGGGGTAATGCGGTGATTCCCGGTGCGCCCGAGGCGCTTTCGGCGGGGGAGCAGGTGTTGGTGTATGTGACCAACAATGCGAGCCGGGCCGCGGGAGCGGTGGCGCGGCATCTGGCCGAGCTGGGGTTCGCGGCCGGTGAGGGCGATGTCGTCACCAGTGCGCAGGCGGCGGCGCATGTGCTCGCCGGGCGGCTCGAGCCGGGGGCCGCGGTGCTGGTCGTCGGGACCGACGATCTGGTGGCGGAGATCGATCGGGTCGGGTTGCGGCCGGTGCGGCGGTTCGACGGCGAGGCGCCCGCGGCGGTGGTGCAGGGGCATTCGCCGCAGACAGCGTGGCCGGACCTGGCGGAGGCCGCGTATGCGCTGCGCGCCGGGGCGCTGTGGGTGGCGACCAATACCGATGCGACGCTGCCCAACGAGCGGGGACTCGCGCCGGGGAACGGCTCGATGGTTGCCGCGCTGCGAGCCGCGACCGAACTGGAGCCCTTGGTCGCGGGCAAACCCTATGCGCCGCTGATGGAAGACGCGCTCGAGCGAGCGGCCACCCGCGCCGCATTGGTGGTCGGCGATCGCCTCGATACCGACATCGACGGCGCCCACTGCGTGGACCTTCCCTCCCTGCTGGTCTTGACCGGCGTCAGCACCCTCACCGACCTCCGCAAACAACCCGCCGACCGCCTCCCCACCTACCTCGCCGACTCCCTCGATGCACTGAACCACCCTGTGGCGCAGACTGTTTCGGTCGATGACGCGACGGATATCGCGGACGCCCTCGCCGACCTCCTGCGCGCGCATCCTGGCCGAGCAATCGAGATTGCGCAGTAGCCCACGCCTGATCCCGGCGTGTGGCCCTGCTCTTGATCTCGGCGTGTGGCCCTGCTCTTGATCCCGGCGTGTGGCCTACTCCAGGTCTCGGCGTGTGGCCTACTCCAGGTCTCGGCGTGTGGCCTACTCCAGGTCTCGGCGTGTGGCCTACTCCAGGTCCCGGCGTGTGGCCTACCCCAGGTCCCCGTGTGGCCCACCCCAGGTCCCGGAGTGCCGCCCTACTCCTGATCCCGGCGTGCTTTTGGCCGGGATCCTCCGCAGGATTCCGGCCAAAAGCACGCCGGAATCAGGTGGCTGGTGTCGTCGTGGTGTGGTGGTGCTGTTGTCGTCATGATGTGGTGGCGCTGGTGTCGTCGTGGTGTGGTGGCGCTGGTGTCGTCGTGGTGTGCTGGCTGCCAGGCGGTTATCCGTGGCGGAGTAGTGCGTGGCCCGCGCGGCGGCGGGCTATTGCGGTGAGTTCGTAGGCGGCGGTGGGGATTTTGAGCCACCAGCGTTCCAGGGGGCGGTAGTCGTCGGTGGGGGTTAGGCGGGGGGCCAGGTCGGGGCGTTGGAGGGTGAGGTAGCGGCGGGCTCGGGCGGCGTGCATGGGGTCGGAGGCTATGAGGATGCGGTCGGCGTGTTCGATCAGGGGGAGGGTGAATTCGATGTTTTGCCAGGTGCTTTCGGACTTGGTTTCGGTGGCCGTGCGGGATTCGGGGATGCCAAGGGACTCGTGGGCGTAGCAGGCCATGACGTCGGCCTCGGCCTGGTCGCGCTCGACCGCGCCGCCGGTGAAGACGATGATGTCGGTGCGGGCGGGGTCCAGCGATCGGGCCGCGATTTGGCAGCGCCAGCGCTGCATGGGATGCGGTTGCCCGTTCTTCTTGGCCGGACAGCCCAGCACCACAACGGCTTCGGTGCCGTTCGGGGCGCTCGGGTCGGCGGGGGCGAAGCCGCGCCGCGACGCTCGCCGGTGCAGTAGCTCGGACACCGCGACGATCGTGGCCAGCGTCACCGCCACCCGCAGCATTGCCCGCCGCCCGACAGCATCGACTCGATCAGCTCGCACCGCCACATTCTGCCAAGGGCGGGCCGGATGCGCCCCACCGCCGCGCCCGTGCTGTGGCGCAGTCGGTACGTGTGTTCGAATGCGAACTCCGGTAGCGTGGTCGACACCATGACTACGCCGATGCCTCGTCCGCACGCGCCCGGGCCGAACGCCCGCCCGGGTGTGCCGCTGCCCGGTCAGCACCTGCCGGGCGCGACCCCGGCGGAGTTCGCCGATCCGCAGCAGGTGCGCGCGGAGATCGACGCGCTGGTATCGGAACTGGCTGCCGGAACACACAATTCGGACCCCGACCGTGCGGGCGTCGACATCACCCGGCGGGCCCGCATCCTGGAGCAGGCGCACGAGGTGCTGGTCCAGGCCCTGGCGACGGTGGACAAGATCTGAGGTGGCCAGGCGCGCTCGGGTGGACGCCGAACTGGTTCGCCGCGGATTGGCGCGATCGCGGGAGCACGCGGTCGAACTGATCGGCGCGGGCCGCGTCCTCATCAACGGAACGGTCGCCGCCAAACCCGCGACGGCGGTCGAGGCGGGCACGCCCCTGGTCGTTCGGGAGGAACCCGACGAGGTGCGGTGGGCCTCGCGGGGCGCGCACAAGCTGCTGGGCGCGCTCGCGGCGTTCGAGCCGCAGGGTGTCACCGTCGAGGGGCGGCGCTGCCTGGATGCGGGCGCGTCGACCGGCGGTTTCACCGATGTGCTGCTGTCGCGCGGTGCGCGCGAGGTGGTTGCCGCCGATGTCGGCTACGGCCAGCTGGTGTGGCGGCTGCGCACCGACGAGCGGGTGCACGTGCTGGATCGCACCAATGTCCGTGCCCTGACCGCCGAGCAGATCGGCGGCCCGGTCGAGGTGGTCGTGGCCGATCTGTCGTTCATCTCGCTGGGCCTGGTGCTGCCCGCGCTCGCCGCGTGTTGCGCGCCCGATGCCGATCTGTTGCCCATGGTGAAGCCGCAATTCGAGGTCGGTCGGGAGCGAGTAGGCTCCGGCGGTGTGGTGCGTGATCCCGGGCTGCGCGCGGAGGCGGTGCGCGAGGTCGCGGCCGCCGCTGCCGGGCTGGGTCTGCACACGCGGGGGGTCGTGGCCAGTCCGCTGCCCGGGCCCTCCGGCAATGTCGAATATTTTCTGTGGCTGCGTAAGGGCGGGGAACCCGTGGACGATGTGGCGGCGTTGGTGACACAGGCGGTCGAGGAGGGACCACAGTGAAGCGGGAGATCCTGCTCGTCGCGCATCCCGGTCGGCCGGAGCTGACCGAGACCGCGCATCGGGTGGCGAAGATCTTCGCCGAGGCCGGGATCGGCCTGCGCGTGCTGGCCGACGAGGCGTACAGCACCAGGCTCGACTGCGACGAGCAGGGCGAGCCGGACGGTTATCCGGTGCAGACGGTCGAGCACGGCCCCGACGCCGCGGTGGGCTGCGAGATGGTGCTCGCGCTGGGCGGTGACGGCACCTTCCTGCGCGCGGCCGAGACGGCGCGCCCGGCGCGGGTGCCGGTGCTGGGAATCAACCTGGGGCGCATCGGATTTCTCACCGAGGCCGAGGGCGAACACCTCGACGACACGCTCGCCCAAGTGGTGCACGGCGACTATCGCATCGAACAGCGGATGACGATAGATGTCAGCGTCCGCGTGGATGATGTCGTGGTGGACCGCGGCTGGGCCCTGAACGAGGCCAGTATCGAGAACGCCGCCCGCATGGGTGTGCTCGAGGTGGTGCTGGAGGTGGACGGCCGCCCCGTCTCGCAGTTCGGCTGCGACGGGGTCCTGGTAGCGACGCCGACCGGCTCCACCGCCTACGCGTTCTCCGCGGGCGGGCCGGTGGTGTGGCCGGAACTCGAGGCGCTGCTGGTGATTCCGAGCAATGCCCACGCCCTGTTCGCGCGTCCGCTGGTGACCAGCCCGGATTCCCGCATCGCCGTGGAGACCGTGGCGACGGGCCATGACGCGGTCGTCTTCCTGGACGGCCGCCGCACGCTGCCGCTGCCGAAGGGCGGGCGGTTCGAGGCGATTCGGGGGAGTGAGCCGGTGCGATGGGTGCGGTTGGATTCCGCCCCGTTCGCCGACCGGATGGTGCGCAAATTCCAGTTGCCCGTGACAGGTTGGCGGGGCCGACGGTGGACGGAGACCACGAGTGCTGACCGAGATCAGGATTGACGGCCTGGGCGTCATCTCCACCGCCACAGCGCAATTCCACGAGGGGCTGACGTGCCTGACCGGTGAGACCGGCGCCGGAAAGACCATGGTGGTGACGAGCCTGCACCTGCTCGGCGGCGCCCGCGCGGACGCCGGGCGGGTGCGCCGGGGCGCGGCGCGCGCGGTGGTGGAGGGCCGATTCACCCTCGATGAGGCGCACGACGGCGCGCGCGACGAGGTCGAGAAGGTGCTGGAATCGGCCGGGGCGCAACGCGACGACGACGGCAGCGTCATCGCCGTGCGCACGGTCGGCAGCGACGGCCGCTCGCGCGCGCACCTGGGCGGACGCAGCGTGCCCGCGGCGGTGCTGTCGGATTTCACCGCGCCGCTGCTGACCGTGCACGGGCAGAACGACCAGCTGCGGTTGCAGCGGCCCGACCAGCAGCTGCGGGCGCTGGACCAGTTCGCGGGCGAGTCGATCGCCGCGCTGCTGCGCAAATATCAACTGGCGCGGCGCGGTTGGTTGCAGGCGCGCACCGAGCTGCTGGAACGCACCGCGCGCGGCCGGGAACTGGCGCTCGAGGCCGACCGGCTCAAGTACTCGCTGGACGAGATCGACGCCGTCGCACCGGAACCCGGCGAGGACGAGCGCATCGTGGCCGAGGTGCTGCGGCTGTCGGATCTGGATTCGCTGCGCGAGGCCGCGACCGCGGCGCACGACGCGCTGGCCGGACCCGCCGACGCGCCCGGCGAGGGCGCGGGAGCACTCGATCTGCTGGGCACCGCGCGCGCCCGGCTGGATTCGGCGGAGGACCGGGCGCTGGCGGAGCTGGCGCCGCGGCTGGGCGAGGCCATCTCGGTGGTGGTGGATCTGACGACCGAGCTGAGCACGTATCTGTCGGATCTGCCGTCGGATCCGGGCGCGCTGGATTCGCTGCTGACCCGGCAGGCCGAGCTGAAGGCGCTGACCCGCAAGTACGCGCCCGACATCGACGGCGTCATCGCCTGGGCCGACGACGCGCGAGGCCGCCTGGATTCGCTGGACGTGTCCGACGAGGCGCTGGCCGCGCTGGCCAAGGAGGTCGACACGACCGCCGAGCAGGTGCGCGAGGCCGCCAAGAAGCTGACCGCCGCGCGGACCAGGGCCGCCAAGAAGCTCGCCGCCGCGGTGAGCGCCGAGCTGGGCGGGCTGGCCATGGGCCGCGCCAAGCTCGAGGTGCAGGTGCGGCCGGTCGCCGCGAGCGCGCAGGATTCGGCGCCGATCACGGTGGACGGCAAGGAGGTTCACGCCGGGTCGACCGGCGTCGACGAGGTCGAGTTCCGGCTGTCGGC encodes:
- the recN gene encoding DNA repair protein RecN, with product MLTEIRIDGLGVISTATAQFHEGLTCLTGETGAGKTMVVTSLHLLGGARADAGRVRRGAARAVVEGRFTLDEAHDGARDEVEKVLESAGAQRDDDGSVIAVRTVGSDGRSRAHLGGRSVPAAVLSDFTAPLLTVHGQNDQLRLQRPDQQLRALDQFAGESIAALLRKYQLARRGWLQARTELLERTARGRELALEADRLKYSLDEIDAVAPEPGEDERIVAEVLRLSDLDSLREAATAAHDALAGPADAPGEGAGALDLLGTARARLDSAEDRALAELAPRLGEAISVVVDLTTELSTYLSDLPSDPGALDSLLTRQAELKALTRKYAPDIDGVIAWADDARGRLDSLDVSDEALAALAKEVDTTAEQVREAAKKLTAARTRAAKKLAAAVSAELGGLAMGRAKLEVQVRPVAASAQDSAPITVDGKEVHAGSTGVDEVEFRLSAHSGAQSLPLSKSASGGELSRVMLALEVVLASSEHGTTMVFDEVDAGVGGRAAVEIGRRLARLARTHQVIVVTHLPQVAAFADTHLVVDKVDDGKGVNSGVRTLATDDRVKELARMLAGLDDTETGRAHAEELLATARAEKDATAVG
- a CDS encoding NAD kinase codes for the protein MKREILLVAHPGRPELTETAHRVAKIFAEAGIGLRVLADEAYSTRLDCDEQGEPDGYPVQTVEHGPDAAVGCEMVLALGGDGTFLRAAETARPARVPVLGINLGRIGFLTEAEGEHLDDTLAQVVHGDYRIEQRMTIDVSVRVDDVVVDRGWALNEASIENAARMGVLEVVLEVDGRPVSQFGCDGVLVATPTGSTAYAFSAGGPVVWPELEALLVIPSNAHALFARPLVTSPDSRIAVETVATGHDAVVFLDGRRTLPLPKGGRFEAIRGSEPVRWVRLDSAPFADRMVRKFQLPVTGWRGRRWTETTSADRDQD
- a CDS encoding TlyA family RNA methyltransferase → MARRARVDAELVRRGLARSREHAVELIGAGRVLINGTVAAKPATAVEAGTPLVVREEPDEVRWASRGAHKLLGALAAFEPQGVTVEGRRCLDAGASTGGFTDVLLSRGAREVVAADVGYGQLVWRLRTDERVHVLDRTNVRALTAEQIGGPVEVVVADLSFISLGLVLPALAACCAPDADLLPMVKPQFEVGRERVGSGGVVRDPGLRAEAVREVAAAAAGLGLHTRGVVASPLPGPSGNVEYFLWLRKGGEPVDDVAALVTQAVEEGPQ
- the tyrS gene encoding tyrosine--tRNA ligase, whose protein sequence is MSVDIIEELTWRGLIAQSTDLDALRAELAEGPITLYAGFDPTAASLHAGHLVPLLALKRFQRAGNRPIVLAGGATGLIGDPRDVGERAMNSTDTVAAWAERIRGQLQRFVDLDDPKTGAIIANNMDWTGPLTTVEFLRDVGKHFSVNVMLARDTVKRRLETDGMSYTEFSYMLLQANDYVQLRRKHGCHLQVGGSDQWGNIIAGVELNRRLDGEHVHALTVPLVTSADGKKFGKSTGGGSLWLDPEMTSPYAWYQYFVNTGDADVVRYLRWFTFLEREELDELQKATEERPHARAAQRRLAAEMTTLVHGEANTRAVQLASQALFGRGDLHELDESTLAAALSEAAADGEVAQARTDSTIVDLLVASGLSDSRGAARRAVNEGGASVNNTRISDPEWTPADSDYLHGRWLVLRRGKKNFAGARRAE
- a CDS encoding YdcF family protein is translated as MRADRVDAVGRRAMLRVAVTLATIVAVSELLHRRASRRGFAPADPSAPNGTEAVVVLGCPAKKNGQPHPMQRWRCQIAARSLDPARTDIIVFTGGAVERDQAEADVMACYAHESLGIPESRTATETKSESTWQNIEFTLPLIEHADRILIASDPMHAARARRYLTLQRPDLAPRLTPTDDYRPLERWWLKIPTAAYELTAIARRRAGHALLRHG
- a CDS encoding HAD-IIA family hydrolase; its protein translation is MTRLRDRFGALLLDLDGTLYRGNAVIPGAPEALSAGEQVLVYVTNNASRAAGAVARHLAELGFAAGEGDVVTSAQAAAHVLAGRLEPGAAVLVVGTDDLVAEIDRVGLRPVRRFDGEAPAAVVQGHSPQTAWPDLAEAAYALRAGALWVATNTDATLPNERGLAPGNGSMVAALRAATELEPLVAGKPYAPLMEDALERAATRAALVVGDRLDTDIDGAHCVDLPSLLVLTGVSTLTDLRKQPADRLPTYLADSLDALNHPVAQTVSVDDATDIADALADLLRAHPGRAIEIAQ